GAAACTCCAAATACTCCCACATTATTAATAGTTATACTTCCATCGGATATGTCCTCTAGACTAAGCTTACCACTCCTTGCCTTTTCAATGAGATTTTGCCTCTCCTTTGCTATCTCTTTTAAACTTTTATTATCTGCTTTTTTTATAACAGGAACCACAAGACCTTCATCTCCTAAAGCTACCGCAAATCCCACGTTTATATCCGTCAGAAGCTCTATTTCATTCTCTTTAAATCGAGAGTTTATTAAAGGAAAATCCTTTAGAGCTATTGCTGTCGCTTTTATAATAAAATCATCAATTTTTATTTCGTTTTCTTGCTTTGATTTGATATTAACAAGCTCTGTCATATCCACCTCAGTGAATACATAAAAATGTGGGATAAGCTGTTTACTCTTTGATAATCTTTCACTAATAGTTTTTCTCATAGATGTAAGAGGAATTCTTTTTGCTTCTCTTTTATCCTCTTCTTTAACTTCTTCTGTAATCTTTTCTTCTCCTGGAATCTCCTCTTCCAAAGTATCTGAAAGATAGGCTAAGACAGTCCCTATAGGAACCGTTTCTCCTTCCTTCACCAATATCTTTCTTAGATATCCTTCCTCTTGGCTTTCCCATTCCATTACTGCCTTCTCTACTTCTATCTCTAAAATTGGTTCTCCCTTTTCAACCCAATCTCCTTCCTTTTTTAGCCAAGTAATTATTGTTCCCCCCTCCATTACTTCGCTGACTTTTGGCATAATTATTTTCTTAAT
This genomic interval from Dictyoglomus sp. contains the following:
- a CDS encoding 2-oxo acid dehydrogenase subunit E2 — its product is MIKKIIMPKVSEVMEGGTIITWLKKEGDWVEKGEPILEIEVEKAVMEWESQEEGYLRKILVKEGETVPIGTVLAYLSDTLEEEIPGEEKITEEVKEEDKREAKRIPLTSMRKTISERLSKSKQLIPHFYVFTEVDMTELVNIKSKQENEIKIDDFIIKATAIALKDFPLINSRFKENEIELLTDINVGFAVALGDEGLVVPVIKKADNKSLKEIAKERQNLIEKARSGKLSLEDISDGSITINNVGVFGVSSILAIINPPEVAIVTTGVIQDKPVVLNGEIKIRKMMEMTLSADHRVIDGAYGSRFIMKVKELLENPGLLTE